From the Oncorhynchus keta strain PuntledgeMale-10-30-2019 chromosome 13, Oket_V2, whole genome shotgun sequence genome, the window tataaatagctctctaaggtatgTGAAGactaacatgacaagaggaactgatgatgcactacccaatttcgaAATTACATCTTGttcattctactattacaactttcagtTTAAAGCCAGATTGAGCTCCTTTAAAAATGCCCCCCCTGCCGACCCCTcgccccacagtttgggaaccacttcTCTACAGTACCTGTTCAGTACCTGCTCCTAATGTGAGGAGTGCTTGAATTCGCCTGTGTGGCCCTCCTGAAAATATAAAATATCAGGCATGATATAATATTATGCACACAATTTGCCTTTATGTACAGCATAGGCCTGATAACAGATGTTTACAGAATTGAGCTAACCTTGGCAGCATAGTGCAGGGAAGTGAGCTGCATGTCAGTGGCTGTCTGGTTCACGTCCACTCCGAGGTCCCTCACTAGGAACTCTAGCGCCTCCTCCTGGGCTGTGACAGCAACATGGTGCACCGACTGGGTCCCCGGGATGTCTGCTGCAGTCGGAGAGGCCTGTGTGACACACGAGAATGCAAATATATACCAGTCAGTAtcttattcaatgtccaggggtactggagtggttgaggTGGATTAATTTTCCCAAGGGGACTATGGTGGAATTAAGTGAGATACAGACTAGTTGATTTATCTCAGAAATGTTTTGATAAGATGGACATTTCTATTTTCCCCCAGAGTCTCCAGTATACCTGATGCTTCTCCAGCAGTAGCTTGGCCACAGATATGTGTCCGTTCCTCACTGCGTCCATAAAGGGAGTGACCCCACAGCTGTCCCTGCCATCCGGAACATAACCACACCTGCAAACAGAGAAGTGAGGGTCAGTTAGCACTACACCCACACATGatcacattaacacacagagccTCGACACTGACACTTGAACATGACTTCTGACAAGTATGCAAATCCTCTGAGACATATCCTAATtcatacctcctctctctcacacacacacacaaacataaacaaacacacctCTGTACCAAGATGCTGACCACTTCTTCACAGCCGTGCATTGATGTAGGAACAGAGAATAGACAGAGAAGGGGTAATGAACCAGAAAAAAGTGATATTTTATGCATATTGTTCAAAATACCTGGGAATATGTTTAGACCTGTGACATGTCTGATTTTTTAGCACAGAGATTACATGTCTGATTTGTTAGCACAGAGATTACCTGCTGTGTGCAGAGGAGTCCTCGGCGTCTTGCTCTCTGTCCTCCAGACTTCCGGGTTggccagtaggaggtgctgtatgACTGCTGGGTCTCACTTCCTGCAGGGATGTGGAAGGAGTT encodes:
- the LOC127906057 gene encoding ankyrin repeat domain-containing protein 16-like — translated: MHKISLFSGSLPLLCLFSVPTSMHGCEEVVSILVQRCGYVPDGRDSCGVTPFMDAVRNGHISVAKLLLEKHQASPTAADIPGTQSVHHVAVTAQEEALEFLVRDLGVDVNQTATDMQLTSLHYAAKEGHTGEFKHSSH